One segment of Candidatus Zixiibacteriota bacterium DNA contains the following:
- a CDS encoding MarR family transcriptional regulator, which translates to MENRKDKLGEVLLRILNKYVDNQKKPRHYGLEEFLYPAEVHLITLIGPNPGLGVTDLAKRGGVTRGAISQMAQKLVNKGLITKKQDPGSGTRVIFELTNKGKIAFYSHQRMHDDVDRELLAFVESLRPEQFRILVRFLDLFEQGIDKRSET; encoded by the coding sequence ATGGAAAACAGAAAAGATAAACTGGGCGAAGTTCTTCTAAGGATTCTGAACAAGTACGTTGATAACCAGAAAAAGCCGCGTCATTACGGGCTCGAGGAGTTCCTCTATCCGGCCGAAGTGCATCTGATCACGCTTATCGGACCGAATCCCGGCCTGGGCGTAACAGATCTGGCCAAAAGAGGCGGGGTCACCAGAGGAGCCATATCTCAAATGGCCCAAAAACTTGTTAACAAAGGACTTATAACAAAAAAACAAGACCCGGGAAGTGGCACCAGAGTGATTTTTGAACTTACCAATAAAGGCAAGATCGCTTTCTATTCACACCAGCGTATGCATGACGACGTCGATCGTGAATTGCTTGCCTTTGTCGAATCCCTTCGACCGGAGCAATTCAGGATACTTGTGCGATTTCTTGATTTATTTGAGCAGGGAATTGATAAAAGAAGTGAAACCTGA